From the bacterium genome, one window contains:
- a CDS encoding N-6 DNA methylase, protein MDKKQAQALIKETFESPFDKNKFVGFVKNLLNEVEEATFIYKGNYIPDAYEQYINTLERIGKYNDGEHKIDILIVKLKEQTSIERARTMQRNFIAWYLNVSRGGGKDAALVAFVSPNEDDWRFSLVKMDYRFVEDEKGRTKVKEEFTPARRWSFLVGKNENSHTAKSHLVPIIEDDEHNPTLARLEDAFNIEKVTKEFFEKYRELFLWTKETLDALVFKDNKIRADFEAKGVNTVDFSKKLLGQIVFLYFLQKKGWFGVKRDAEWGTGPKNFLRELFEGKHAAYKNFFNDILEPLFYEVLSRERDDNFYSRFNCKIPFLDGGLFDPINNYDWVHTDIFLPNDLFSNDYKTKEGDKGNGILDIFDLYNFTVKEDEPLEKEVAVDPEMLGKVFENLLEVKDRKSKGTYYTPREIVHYMCQQSLINYLATELEGKVSKNDSEIIIKYGEQIGENEARVEAKGRETDTYSYKLPESIRQNAKLIDNKLANIKVCDPAIGSGAFPVGMMGEITKARNVLSAFIKEPSRTIYLFKRECIEKSLYGVDIDPSAVEIAKLRLWLSLVVDEEDIKQIKPLPNLDYKIVCGNSLLGVEKNLFNQRLFEELERLKPLLFNETSPKKKQEYKKQIDEIISQITYGHKEFDFEVYFSEVFHEKKGFDVVIANPPYGADYSVNEKKHFLKRYLTTKTITNVQKGSLDTFTIFIELGYNVLKKCGTLNYIVPISITSSDSMTALHKLLEDNCEIIKVSSYSVRPQPVFENAVVDTSIILFKKSDTKCEHIYSTKMYRKNKNYDLQHLVNNLQFIDVVDVKLQGRYPKISQPIEKEILGKIFKQDKTISDLLVNDGKSIYYRTSGGRYFKVITNYSTGSTKEKAIYLPKSISNSIGAILSSNLFFWYYQIFSNNHDLKSYEIESFKIPYSKIISDKEIIEKIEKLYDEYLEDIEANANVRQTTRYANIDSFKEYKIGKSKKLIDKIDDIIGPLYSLTKEEIEFIKNYEIEFRLGENID, encoded by the coding sequence ATGGATAAAAAACAAGCTCAGGCGCTTATAAAGGAAACCTTTGAATCACCCTTTGATAAAAACAAATTCGTAGGTTTTGTGAAGAATTTGCTCAATGAGGTAGAAGAGGCAACATTTATTTATAAGGGGAATTATATCCCTGATGCTTATGAGCAATATATCAATACGTTAGAGCGAATAGGGAAATACAACGATGGTGAGCATAAGATTGACATTCTTATCGTAAAACTTAAAGAACAGACCTCCATTGAGCGTGCCCGCACAATGCAGAGAAATTTTATTGCCTGGTATCTAAATGTCAGCCGTGGTGGAGGGAAGGATGCGGCATTAGTAGCCTTTGTCTCGCCAAACGAAGATGACTGGCGGTTTTCATTAGTCAAAATGGACTACCGTTTTGTTGAAGATGAAAAAGGCAGAACCAAAGTAAAAGAAGAATTTACACCTGCCCGGCGATGGTCATTTTTGGTCGGCAAAAACGAAAATAGCCATACTGCCAAAAGCCATCTTGTGCCAATTATTGAAGATGACGAGCACAACCCCACACTTGCACGGCTGGAAGACGCCTTTAACATTGAAAAAGTTACCAAAGAATTCTTTGAGAAATACCGGGAACTATTTTTGTGGACTAAAGAAACACTGGATGCCCTTGTTTTCAAAGACAACAAGATTAGAGCAGATTTTGAGGCAAAAGGTGTCAATACCGTTGACTTTTCCAAGAAACTTTTAGGACAGATAGTCTTCCTTTACTTTTTACAGAAAAAGGGTTGGTTCGGCGTTAAGCGCGATGCAGAGTGGGGAACGGGCCCCAAAAACTTCCTGCGGGAGCTATTTGAGGGAAAGCACGCAGCATATAAAAATTTTTTTAATGATATTTTGGAACCACTCTTTTACGAAGTGTTATCGCGGGAACGGGATGACAATTTTTATAGCCGTTTTAATTGTAAAATTCCATTTTTAGACGGCGGGCTTTTTGACCCCATCAATAACTACGATTGGGTGCATACTGATATTTTTCTTCCGAATGATTTATTCTCTAATGATTACAAGACTAAAGAAGGCGATAAAGGAAATGGAATTTTGGACATCTTTGATCTTTATAACTTCACAGTCAAAGAAGACGAACCGCTAGAAAAGGAAGTGGCGGTTGACCCGGAGATGCTGGGGAAAGTCTTTGAAAACCTATTAGAAGTAAAGGATCGTAAATCCAAAGGCACTTATTACACCCCCCGCGAAATCGTCCACTATATGTGTCAACAGAGTTTGATTAATTATTTGGCAACAGAACTTGAAGGCAAGGTAAGTAAGAATGACAGCGAAATCATTATCAAATACGGTGAGCAGATAGGTGAAAACGAGGCAAGGGTGGAAGCCAAAGGCAGGGAAACCGATACCTACTCTTACAAACTCCCCGAAAGCATCAGGCAAAATGCTAAATTGATTGACAATAAACTTGCCAATATCAAGGTTTGCGACCCGGCAATCGGCTCAGGGGCATTTCCTGTAGGTATGATGGGTGAGATTACAAAAGCAAGAAATGTGCTGTCTGCTTTTATTAAAGAACCCAGCAGGACAATTTACCTTTTCAAGCGTGAATGTATAGAAAAATCCCTCTATGGCGTAGATATTGATCCGAGTGCAGTTGAGATTGCCAAGCTCCGCTTGTGGTTGTCGCTAGTAGTGGATGAAGAAGACATTAAGCAAATAAAACCCCTGCCAAATCTGGATTATAAAATCGTCTGCGGTAATTCACTTTTGGGAGTTGAAAAGAACCTCTTTAATCAACGCCTGTTCGAAGAATTGGAACGGCTAAAACCACTTCTTTTTAACGAAACCAGCCCGAAGAAAAAGCAGGAATATAAAAAACAAATTGACGAAATAATTAGTCAGATTACTTATGGACATAAAGAGTTTGATTTTGAGGTCTATTTCTCGGAAGTTTTCCATGAAAAGAAGGGGTTTGATGTGGTAATAGCGAATCCACCGTATGGTGCAGATTATTCTGTTAATGAGAAGAAACACTTTCTAAAACGATATCTAACAACAAAAACAATTACGAATGTTCAAAAAGGTTCTTTGGATACCTTTACAATATTCATTGAACTTGGTTACAATGTTTTGAAGAAATGTGGAACCCTTAATTATATAGTTCCCATCAGTATTACCTCAAGCGACTCAATGACAGCACTTCATAAATTGCTTGAGGACAATTGTGAAATAATAAAAGTTTCTTCTTACTCTGTAAGGCCTCAGCCTGTTTTTGAAAATGCAGTTGTAGATACATCAATTATTTTGTTTAAAAAATCTGATACAAAATGTGAACACATTTATTCAACAAAAATGTATCGTAAAAACAAAAATTATGATTTACAGCATTTGGTTAATAACTTACAGTTTATTGATGTAGTTGATGTTAAACTACAAGGCAGATATCCTAAAATAAGCCAACCAATTGAAAAGGAAATTTTGGGAAAAATATTTAAACAGGATAAAACCATTTCTGATTTATTAGTAAACGATGGAAAGTCAATTTATTATAGAACATCCGGCGGTAGGTACTTTAAGGTAATTACAAATTATTCAACAGGTTCTACAAAAGAGAAAGCAATATACTTACCCAAAAGCATTTCTAACTCAATTGGTGCAATTTTGAGCAGTAATCTATTTTTCTGGTATTATCAAATATTTTCAAATAATCATGATTTAAAATCCTACGAAATTGAATCATTTAAAATTCCTTATTCAAAAATTATCTCCGATAAGGAAATTATTGAAAAAATAGAAAAGCTTTATGATGAATATTTAGAGGATATTGAAGCCAATGCCAATGTGAGACAAACAACCCGTTATGCTAATATTGACTCATTTAAGGAATATAAAATCGGGAAATCAAAAAAGTTAATTGATAAAATAGACGATATAATTGGCCCTTTGTATAGCCTGACGAAAGAAGAAATTGAATTCATAAAAAATTATGAAATTGAATTTCGTTTAGGAGAAAATATAGATTGA
- a CDS encoding DUF2764 domain-containing protein — translation MYTYLISSLAMLNFGDTPPFSYQSFLKICQEFIPERDIEILKDISRVDIENIEVHQPTLKKWYTFEVILRNELVKLRAACKKIDLEKYLRPTDDDLVESHLTHIAHLAYQSHSILEGEEILDRGRWQKLDDLEFGHYFDLDHLICYACKLLILERWQRIKSSDSHKLLEQTLQG, via the coding sequence GTGTATACTTATTTAATATCTAGCTTGGCGATGCTTAATTTTGGTGACACCCCACCATTTTCGTATCAGTCATTTTTAAAGATATGCCAGGAGTTTATACCAGAAAGGGATATTGAAATTCTCAAAGATATTTCCAGGGTGGACATAGAGAACATAGAAGTTCATCAGCCAACATTAAAGAAGTGGTATACCTTTGAGGTAATCTTGAGAAATGAATTGGTTAAACTGCGGGCTGCTTGTAAAAAGATTGATCTTGAAAAATACTTACGGCCCACAGATGATGACCTGGTAGAATCTCACCTTACTCATATTGCTCACCTTGCTTACCAGAGTCATTCAATTCTGGAAGGGGAAGAAATCTTAGATAGGGGTCGATGGCAAAAATTAGATGACCTTGAGTTTGGACATTATTTTGATCTTGACCATTTGATTTGTTATGCTTGCAAGTTGTTAATCTTAGAAAGGTGGCAGAGGATTAAGTCCTCTGATAGCCATAAGCTGTTAGAACAAACATTACAGGGGTGA
- a CDS encoding DNA methyltransferase, giving the protein MQANAQESSTTFNKSTFRPTNKIMIVDKSMILEMIFKLKGEESLSSLRNNISYLRDQLTNTKSDKIGLLNIDSNGDTIKITQKYLFDEIQQIAEAQTLERAKYYVERFEKGIAEIKTNKINDINLNQWKECTDIYTDSLWICDKRDNSGVHTAGYWGNFIPQIPNQMIKRYTKKNDWVLDAFVGCGTTLIESQRLGRNGMGIELQENVAQKARGLVSSEPNKYGVISEVITDDSSIVDYKSLLQKYGQESVQLLIMHPPYFDIIKFSNDPRDLSNASSVESFLKMMNKIVDSASSVLDRGRYFALVIGDKYSKGEWIPLGFLTMNEIMKRGFSLKSIVVKNFEETTGKRNQKELWRYRALVGGFYIFKHEYIFLFKKK; this is encoded by the coding sequence ATGCAAGCCAATGCACAAGAGAGTTCAACCACATTCAATAAGTCTACATTTAGACCAACCAACAAGATTATGATTGTCGACAAGTCAATGATTTTGGAGATGATCTTTAAACTAAAAGGAGAAGAGTCTCTTTCGTCATTAAGAAATAACATATCGTATCTAAGGGATCAGTTAACTAACACAAAATCAGATAAAATTGGATTGCTGAATATTGACTCTAATGGCGACACAATAAAAATTACCCAGAAATACCTGTTTGATGAAATCCAACAAATTGCAGAGGCCCAAACCCTTGAAAGAGCAAAATATTATGTTGAGCGTTTTGAAAAAGGGATTGCTGAGATTAAGACAAACAAAATCAATGATATTAACTTAAATCAATGGAAAGAATGTACGGATATTTATACCGATAGTTTATGGATATGCGATAAGCGAGATAATTCTGGAGTCCACACAGCAGGATATTGGGGGAATTTTATTCCACAAATCCCAAATCAAATGATAAAACGCTATACCAAAAAAAACGATTGGGTTTTAGATGCCTTTGTTGGCTGTGGAACGACTTTAATTGAAAGTCAAAGATTAGGAAGAAATGGAATGGGAATAGAACTTCAGGAAAATGTTGCCCAAAAAGCACGAGGGCTTGTTTCTTCTGAGCCGAATAAATATGGAGTTATCAGTGAAGTTATAACTGATGACAGTTCGATTGTTGACTATAAATCACTTTTACAAAAATACGGACAAGAATCTGTTCAGCTTTTAATCATGCATCCGCCATATTTTGATATTATCAAATTTAGCAACGACCCAAGAGATTTATCTAATGCTTCTTCGGTAGAGTCATTCCTAAAAATGATGAATAAAATAGTTGATAGTGCTTCATCAGTTTTAGATAGAGGAAGATATTTTGCTCTGGTAATTGGCGATAAATATTCTAAAGGTGAGTGGATTCCATTAGGATTTTTAACCATGAATGAGATTATGAAGCGAGGTTTTTCCTTAAAAAGCATAGTTGTGAAAAACTTTGAAGAAACAACAGGAAAACGCAATCAGAAGGAATTATGGCGTTACAGGGCTCTTGTTGGTGGATTTTATATTTTTAAGCACGAATACATTTTTCTTTTCAAGAAAAAATAG
- a CDS encoding restriction endonuclease, with amino-acid sequence MTKHPFNEGTKLAQIFTILSDGKWHCGKHELPGTQPAKAIQIIRQHGFDIENSTHYCDECKDKTVHRHLTSTIPIESSFIRLQLPSKLRQRVLKHYDNAEAITLRKMIPNELEIDHRFPQVRWSKDESYDINMTEEELHQKFQLLTRQHNLWKSRYCEHCKKTGERGTFIGINYFTQGGTKWDTRIPSDDEKGCLGCFWYNPDDWRLKLNKLINESK; translated from the coding sequence ATGACAAAACACCCATTTAATGAAGGAACAAAGCTGGCCCAAATATTTACGATTTTGTCAGATGGCAAGTGGCATTGTGGCAAACATGAATTGCCTGGAACCCAACCTGCTAAAGCAATCCAGATTATTCGTCAGCACGGGTTTGATATAGAAAATAGCACTCACTATTGCGATGAATGTAAAGATAAAACGGTTCACCGCCACTTAACATCAACAATACCTATTGAGTCTTCATTTATTCGCTTGCAACTTCCATCTAAACTTCGGCAGCGTGTCCTCAAGCATTATGATAATGCTGAAGCCATTACCCTTCGCAAAATGATCCCCAATGAATTGGAAATTGACCATCGATTTCCTCAAGTTCGTTGGTCAAAAGATGAGTCGTATGATATAAATATGACCGAGGAAGAATTGCACCAAAAATTTCAGCTTTTAACCCGCCAGCATAATCTTTGGAAAAGTCGTTATTGTGAACACTGCAAGAAGACTGGCGAGCGTGGCACCTTCATTGGCATCAATTATTTTACACAAGGTGGAACAAAATGGGACACAAGAATCCCCAGTGATGATGAAAAAGGTTGCCTTGGTTGTTTTTGGTATAATCCTGATGACTGGAGATTGAAATTAAACAAACTCATAAATGAATCAAAATAA
- a CDS encoding V-type ATP synthase subunit A, with translation MTPNRIGRIIKVYGNMVLAEVDGNVIQNEVAYLIQGTERLKAEVIRIKGNKAEMQVYESTKGLSVGDKVEFTGELLSVALGPGLLGKVFDGLQNPLPEIAQQCGFFLKRGVYLHAIPDEDTHDFTPLKKRGEKARAGDVLGLVPEKIFKHAIMVPFGLSGVFEIVSIVPEGRYKIIQPIATLRGANGQEHECFLKQRWPVKIPIKAYGEKLKPTQPLVTKMRLIDSLFPVALGGTYCIPGPFGAGKTVLQQLTSRHAEVDIVIIAACGERAGEVVETLKTFPELIDSRTQRPLSDRTVIICNTSSMPVSARESSVYTAVTIAEYYRQMGLNVLLLADSTSRWAQAMREMSGRLEEIPGEEAFPAYLESRIAAFYERAGIVRLNDGTIGSITIGGTVSPAGGNFEEPVTQATLKVVGAFHGLSRERSDARKYPAIDPLISWSKYQSFINPEQSKRGREILRLSNDIAQMMKVVGEEGISLEEYIDYLRGEFFDFVYLQQDAFDQVDEATTADRQRYIFNFIYQHILEQKFDLIDKNKALQFFHKLRQLFRTWNCTRWEKAEFKEIEDKIIQLIQERCKKEEVNG, from the coding sequence ATGACTCCAAATAGGATTGGCCGAATTATCAAGGTCTATGGAAATATGGTTTTGGCTGAGGTAGATGGAAATGTTATCCAGAATGAGGTAGCTTATCTTATCCAGGGCACAGAGCGTCTCAAGGCAGAAGTAATTCGCATCAAGGGAAATAAAGCCGAGATGCAGGTTTACGAAAGCACAAAAGGACTTAGCGTCGGTGATAAGGTTGAATTTACAGGGGAGCTTTTATCTGTGGCGTTAGGGCCAGGGCTTTTGGGCAAGGTATTTGATGGCTTACAAAACCCTTTACCTGAAATAGCTCAGCAATGTGGATTCTTTTTAAAAAGAGGTGTTTATCTCCATGCCATTCCTGATGAAGACACTCATGATTTTACCCCGCTTAAAAAGAGAGGGGAAAAAGCAAGGGCCGGGGATGTGCTTGGTTTGGTTCCGGAAAAGATATTTAAGCATGCCATTATGGTGCCGTTTGGGTTAAGTGGCGTCTTTGAAATTGTCAGCATAGTTCCAGAAGGCAGATACAAGATAATTCAACCCATTGCCACTCTCAGGGGGGCAAATGGACAGGAACATGAATGCTTTTTAAAACAAAGATGGCCGGTTAAAATTCCTATTAAGGCTTATGGTGAGAAATTAAAGCCAACTCAGCCACTAGTGACTAAGATGCGTCTGATAGATTCACTTTTTCCGGTAGCACTTGGCGGTACTTATTGTATTCCGGGTCCTTTCGGTGCTGGTAAAACTGTCCTTCAGCAATTGACCAGCAGACATGCGGAGGTAGATATTGTGATTATTGCCGCTTGCGGGGAACGGGCTGGAGAGGTGGTAGAGACCTTAAAGACTTTTCCGGAATTGATAGACTCGAGAACCCAAAGGCCATTAAGTGATAGGACCGTAATTATCTGTAATACCAGTTCTATGCCAGTCTCAGCACGAGAATCAAGTGTTTATACGGCCGTAACTATTGCTGAATACTACCGCCAAATGGGGCTTAATGTCTTGCTTTTAGCTGATTCAACCTCTCGCTGGGCACAAGCCATGAGGGAGATGTCTGGTCGATTAGAAGAGATTCCTGGTGAAGAGGCGTTTCCTGCTTACCTTGAATCCCGCATTGCTGCCTTTTACGAACGGGCAGGCATAGTTAGGCTTAATGATGGAACAATTGGTTCTATCACCATTGGTGGGACAGTCAGCCCTGCTGGTGGAAACTTTGAGGAGCCGGTTACTCAAGCAACTCTAAAGGTGGTTGGAGCCTTTCATGGACTCTCGCGAGAACGTTCAGATGCCAGAAAATATCCAGCCATTGACCCATTAATTAGCTGGAGTAAGTATCAGAGCTTTATCAATCCAGAGCAAAGTAAAAGGGGTCGTGAAATCTTGCGGTTAAGTAATGATATTGCTCAAATGATGAAGGTGGTTGGAGAAGAAGGCATCTCCCTTGAGGAATATATCGATTATCTGAGGGGTGAATTTTTTGACTTTGTCTACTTGCAGCAAGATGCGTTTGATCAGGTTGATGAAGCCACTACTGCTGATAGACAAAGGTATATTTTTAACTTTATCTATCAGCATATCCTTGAGCAGAAGTTTGACTTAATTGATAAAAATAAAGCCCTCCAATTTTTCCATAAACTAAGACAGCTTTTTCGAACATGGAATTGTACCAGGTGGGAGAAGGCAGAGTTTAAAGAGATAGAAGACAAGATTATCCAATTAATTCAAGAAAGATGTAAAAAGGAAGAAGTAAATGGCTAA
- a CDS encoding V-type ATP synthase subunit B, which produces MAKVYTSILQIAGDVITVEAEDIKYMEIAEISTWQGTSLAQVIRLDNKKVDLQVFAGSKGISTGDKVRFFGHSMSVATGEVLLGRIFNGCGLPLDHGPSLSENLVEIGGPSVNPVKRIIPRRMIRTGIPMIDVFNSLVESQKLPIFSIPGEPYNELLARIAIQAEVDTIILGGMGLKYDDYLFFRNTLEEEGVFSRSVFFIHTAADPVVECLLVPDVSLAVAEQFALSGKRVLVLLTDMTNFSDALKEISITMEQVPSNRGYPGDLYSQLAARYEKAVDFEGAGSITILAVTTMPGDDVTHPVPDNTGYITEGQFYLKDNVIEPFGSLSRLKQLVNGQTRDDHRPIMDTMIQLFASYRQTKEKQAMGFYMSEWDQKLLRYGGFFEKEVMSLEVNIPLEEALDKGWKILSACFTPEETGIKQSIIDKYWPKQ; this is translated from the coding sequence ATGGCTAAAGTTTATACAAGTATCCTCCAAATAGCTGGCGATGTCATTACCGTTGAAGCAGAAGATATTAAGTATATGGAAATAGCTGAGATTTCTACTTGGCAAGGAACATCGCTTGCCCAGGTAATCCGGCTTGATAATAAGAAGGTAGACTTACAGGTCTTTGCTGGCAGTAAGGGCATCTCGACCGGAGATAAGGTTCGTTTTTTTGGTCACTCGATGAGTGTGGCTACTGGCGAGGTATTATTGGGTCGTATCTTTAATGGTTGTGGTTTGCCTCTTGACCATGGCCCCTCTCTTTCAGAAAATCTTGTAGAAATAGGTGGTCCGTCGGTAAATCCAGTTAAAAGAATCATTCCACGAAGAATGATTCGAACAGGGATTCCAATGATTGATGTCTTTAATTCCTTGGTGGAGTCACAAAAACTACCTATCTTTTCCATTCCAGGTGAGCCATACAACGAACTTCTAGCTAGAATTGCTATCCAAGCAGAGGTTGATACTATTATTCTCGGTGGCATGGGGTTAAAGTATGATGACTATCTCTTCTTCAGGAATACCTTGGAGGAAGAGGGAGTCTTTTCTCGTTCGGTATTTTTTATTCACACCGCTGCAGATCCAGTGGTCGAGTGCTTATTGGTGCCAGATGTATCCTTAGCTGTAGCTGAGCAGTTTGCTTTGAGCGGGAAGCGAGTCCTGGTGCTTTTGACCGATATGACTAATTTCTCAGATGCTTTGAAGGAGATATCAATTACCATGGAGCAAGTGCCATCAAATCGTGGCTATCCAGGTGACTTGTATAGTCAGCTGGCAGCTCGGTATGAAAAAGCTGTTGATTTTGAGGGGGCGGGGTCAATTACTATTCTAGCAGTGACTACCATGCCTGGTGATGATGTTACTCATCCGGTTCCAGATAATACTGGCTATATTACTGAAGGCCAATTTTATCTCAAGGACAATGTCATAGAGCCATTTGGTTCCTTAAGCCGCTTGAAGCAGTTGGTAAACGGCCAGACTCGAGATGACCACCGCCCTATTATGGATACCATGATCCAGTTGTTTGCTTCTTATCGGCAGACCAAGGAAAAACAAGCTATGGGCTTTTATATGAGTGAATGGGACCAAAAACTCCTTCGCTATGGTGGCTTTTTTGAGAAAGAGGTAATGTCCCTTGAGGTAAATATCCCACTTGAAGAAGCCTTAGATAAGGGCTGGAAGATTCTCTCGGCTTGTTTTACGCCTGAAGAAACTGGAATAAAACAATCTATAATCGATAAGTATTGGCCAAAACAGTAA
- a CDS encoding V-type ATP synthase subunit D, with protein MAKIKFSKNELKKQRDALNQFKRYLPILQLKKQQLQMEMRHHLDKLKEQVHQEEILRKSIENWAGLLGEKGVAVHQWLVPERVVLSSRNVAGVNIFVFKQLEFAIPEYDLFLMSLWIDRAIEFLRELVTIRQEIETIKKNMELLKRELRITTQRVNLFEKIKIPEAEEAIRVIKVYLGDQMANAVGRSKIAKRKIESSSAANFGVS; from the coding sequence ATGGCAAAGATTAAGTTTAGTAAAAATGAATTAAAGAAACAAAGGGATGCCTTAAACCAGTTCAAGCGGTATCTACCTATTTTACAGCTCAAGAAACAACAACTTCAGATGGAGATGCGGCATCATCTGGATAAACTTAAGGAACAAGTTCATCAAGAAGAGATCTTGAGAAAATCAATAGAGAATTGGGCTGGTTTGCTTGGAGAAAAAGGAGTGGCTGTTCATCAGTGGCTTGTTCCTGAAAGGGTAGTTCTTTCCTCAAGGAATGTGGCGGGAGTAAATATTTTTGTCTTTAAGCAACTTGAGTTTGCCATACCGGAATACGACTTGTTCCTGATGTCATTGTGGATTGATCGGGCTATTGAGTTTCTCCGAGAGTTAGTTACTATTCGTCAGGAAATTGAGACTATCAAAAAGAATATGGAACTGCTTAAGAGAGAACTACGAATTACTACTCAACGTGTCAATCTCTTTGAAAAGATAAAGATTCCTGAGGCGGAAGAAGCAATTAGGGTGATCAAGGTTTATCTTGGCGATCAAATGGCTAACGCGGTAGGGAGAAGCAAGATCGCGAAGAGGAAGATTGAAAGTAGTTCCGCGGCTAACTTTGGAGTAAGCTAA
- a CDS encoding V-type ATP synthase subunit K (produces ATP from ADP in the presence of a proton gradient across the membrane; the K subunit is a nonenzymatic component which binds the dimeric form by interacting with the G and E subunits) — protein sequence MSTDVLIQFKDLGLALILSLSAIGSALGTGIAGMAAVGVWKKAFSQNKPASFMLVAFVGAPLTQTIYGMIIMNKMAEMVIKGSYFWSIGFCGFAIGSSALMQGKAAAVACNAMGETGKGFGNYIIVLGIIETVALFVMAFALGLIEKLAG from the coding sequence ATGAGCACAGACGTATTAATTCAGTTTAAAGATTTAGGGTTAGCCCTGATATTATCTCTTTCGGCTATAGGTTCGGCTCTGGGTACTGGCATTGCAGGTATGGCCGCGGTAGGGGTATGGAAAAAAGCTTTTAGTCAGAATAAACCTGCTTCTTTTATGTTGGTTGCCTTTGTAGGCGCTCCTTTAACCCAGACAATTTACGGAATGATTATCATGAATAAGATGGCTGAGATGGTGATTAAAGGAAGTTATTTCTGGAGCATTGGATTTTGTGGATTTGCCATAGGGTCATCGGCCTTAATGCAGGGAAAAGCAGCCGCAGTGGCCTGCAATGCTATGGGTGAGACCGGCAAAGGTTTTGGTAATTATATTATTGTCTTGGGAATCATTGAAACCGTAGCTCTCTTTGTGATGGCCTTTGCCCTTGGTTTGATAGAAAAACTTGCTGGTTAA
- a CDS encoding ATP synthase subunit I, with protein MEEFHLTKRKIIITSLNLMIVGIIVSLFLKRWDSALGFLIGTSLSILNFQILAKSITKFFNFKFKRERVSLRTRLFLTIMYLARYLLIFLVLFVTFKRQDINFYTCLASLFFVKFSIFWNYSLMKLKW; from the coding sequence ATGGAGGAGTTTCATTTAACCAAAAGGAAGATTATCATTACTTCTCTTAATTTAATGATCGTAGGAATAATAGTCTCTCTTTTTTTAAAAAGATGGGATAGTGCCTTAGGTTTTTTAATAGGGACTTCACTTAGTATCCTTAATTTTCAAATATTGGCTAAGAGTATCACTAAGTTTTTTAACTTTAAATTTAAGAGAGAAAGAGTCAGTTTGAGGACAAGATTATTTCTAACCATAATGTATCTGGCTAGATATCTCTTAATCTTCTTAGTCCTTTTCGTAACTTTTAAAAGACAAGATATTAACTTTTATACTTGTTTGGCAAGTTTATTCTTTGTAAAGTTTTCGATATTCTGGAATTATTCTCTAATGAAATTAAAATGGTAA